The Pyrus communis chromosome 12, drPyrComm1.1, whole genome shotgun sequence genomic sequence AAGAGTAAACCTCCCTAGTTGTGGAAAGTCCGCAAACTTCTCAATGCATATCGTGTTGCTGACCTGCAGGAGCACATGTGCCCAAGGTAAGTGAACTAAGAGTCATACAGATGTCCATAAATCATTTGCTCTACTCACTACGTTTAAAATTTACCACCTCTCTTTTTTTTAGGGGGGTTAATTACAAAATTACGACGATACATACCTGAATTTTGCACACAACAATGGCACCATTCTTGACAAAACGTATATGCTTTTTCATAGGTTTCTTCGTCTTCGGATCAATTTGACTGACAAGCTCAATAATCTCACATTCTTCAACAATTGAGTGAATATGCAGGACAGCTTTATAACCAGCCGTCAAAATTGCCTAATGAGAAGTATGGAGGGCTTCAGATAAAATACACATGTTCACCAACCAAGAtcatatgagagagagagagagagagagagagagagagagagttcctACATTGTCAAGCAGTTCAAGAATCTGCAACTGGGCGAAAAATTCTGTAACGGCAGGTATTGGCTTTGCtgcattaacaaaaaaaaagtatattaaGAGCAAACATATGACATAAACATTGAGAACAtcagagggagggagagataAAATAATACGATAACTgattttttgaaacaaaaacgAACCAAAAACAGTTTCaaatagttttcaattttttcgtttttttctaTTTCCATCTATCTCCCCTCCTGTTATCCTCACTTCTCTTACATCTCTtcacttaaaaataaataaaagccaaCTAGGTAGTAGTTAGTGGTGCTTCTCTTTCCCATGTCATGAGACGTTCCAAGTTTGATCCCCCCACCCCCCCACtgataaataaagaaataaaataaatagtgacAGTTTCTGTAAACAAATAAAGAGAATTGCTTCAAACTTTAAAGGGGAAAAAACGAACATGCAGCAGCAATGCAACTTTTtacttttaaggaataaaatACTTGAAAACTCTTAAGAATGGATAAAGAATCTAGTGAAACGCCATGAAATAGAACTTACCAACACTCGACACAACAAAGCCTGACAATATATCCTCATCATCAATGCCTGATAATCTAACCCGTAGATTTTCACCTGGGCCGGCACGTTTCACCCTATCTTCATCAATGTATATAGCAACAGCCTTCACTGGGACCTGCAAACGAACGTGTTAAATTgtatttttagtataaaatccttatagaaaaaagggaaaattataaaggaaaaaaatatttgaaaggaAAGAGGAAGGAACCTTGTTTGGCATGATAAACAATGAATCCCCTTCACGCACGGACCCAGATTCCACTTTGCCCATAACAACTGTTCCCATGTCCTTGAATTTGTCTATGATAGGCATCCTACAGAAAGGAATTCAGGGGATTAaagaaatttaaagaaaatacaTTTAACAATAAATCACCAATTCCCGTTTACTCTTGACAGTTTACTAAATCTCTAGGGAGCCAATGATCCCCACCTCATCAACCACCCTCCGTATATTTTCACTAGGTGCCAATGACCGAAATTCCATTTTCAAACAATATTTTGACATTGTAGTACAAGCCACTCCTCACACTACAAACTGACAATATAATGCTTCCTAGCAGAGTGCACTAATTAGTAACTGTTGGTACCTTTCAAGGGAAAAGaatattttgtaaatattaCAGAAAATGTCTCCTtaataagtgaaaaaaaatataaacgtaCATCAATCAGACTGcttcaaagaaaaaagatagaTTCAATACAGATGCTTACTTAAGACGTTCAAAGGCAGGGTCCAAAAACAGACCACGTACCTGAATGGACCTTTAGGATCTCGTAGAGGAACTTCAATAGAATCAAGGGCTTCGAAAAGGCAGGGACCATCCCACCACGAACATACACTTTTATCCAATCTGGTTTTCATATTTGTTCCAAACAGGCCAGATATAGGTAGGAATTGCACATCTGCAGAAGCAAAGTGGAAACCAATGACATCCTATGTCAATACACCATAATACAAAACAGTGCCTCAAAACTTCCATTATTATCAGTTCagatagaaaagaaaataaatcaaaatgaaaGAAGAAATCCACTAACATAACATTTACTTCTTGACAGACAGGGTACAAACAAGAGAAACAAAAGCATAAAATCATGATTCAACTATACCCCTATTTTAATGTACTGACTTGAGCATACATATTTTCATTGAAATAAAAGgttccatttttgttttctccAATCTCAGAGATTGAGTAAGCTTTTGCAGGCCAAAGGAGTTGCCTATACCTCAACTCTCCCTTAATTCTTCTCATAATATCAAACAAAGCAAAACACGActgttagaccatctccaaaggagatgtcaaattataAGAGTCAAATTACAAATGATGACTGATGTGGCAATCTGAAGccttatgtcaaattttgtacttctccaaccgaattgtcaaatgttattttattatttaaatggagttttaaatggtggttgtaattattaaaaaaatgttgaaacaaaatttttattggttgaaatgttaGGTGGAATAAGGGACCCgccattaaaattaattaaaattaaatttgacatttatgtcaaatttgactccaAATCACAAAGCTTTCAAATCCAGTCAGCAAATAACTCGATTGAAGAGATttttgatgtcaaatatgcacAGTGGCATTCCACCTAGGATTTTGACATCTCCATTGGAGATACTCTTTAGTCCCTTTTTTCAATCCTTCTATCAATGTAGTGTCATCATGGTTTGAGAATAGTAAAATGATTCTGACCTATTCCCCAAAGGTATAAATTACAACTTGAAATCCACCATAATTACTAAGTCAATGGCATTAACCCAAACAAAGAGAAAATAGAAAGTAACATATGACTTCCCACataccaaaaccataaaataacaTATCTATAAGTTTTCGAAGAAATAATACATGTACCTTTTTTCACATTGTAGCCTGATGCTTTAAGGAATGGTACCATCTTTGACACAATTTCATCGTACCTggagaaataattaaattaaaagcaTAACAAATCACTAATCAATAGGGGTAGGGGCACATACAAGAGAGGGAGGGTGTTAGATCCAAAAAATCGCTCCAACTGAGAGTAAAGTACCTTTCTTTTGACCAGTTCACAGTGGGCTCATCCATTTTATTTACAACAACAAGCATCTTGGACACACCCAATGTCTTAGCAAGTTGAACGTGTTCACGGGTCTGCCCACCCCTCTCATACCcggtttcaaattctcctttaCGAGCAGAAATTACCTAAACAGAAAGAGAAAGGAGAAAAGCGAGATGCTATTACATATGCAAAATTTCCCTTTGCTGGATTGATGCAGTAATTAAGCATCACGGATGTAACTCACCAGTACTCCTACATCAGCTTGAGATGCACCACTGATCATATTTGGAACATAACTTTTGTGGCCCTGTTAACAAACATGTACGACTCATAATCACCCAAAAACAGCAAGCCAAACCATATTgtccaagaaaataaaaaatgtgaggTCTTGTGattcgtgaaaaaaaaaaaaatttaacttacGGGTGCATCCAAAATTGTGAATCTTGATGTCTCGGTTTCAAAGTGGGCCCGCCCAACTTCAACTGTTTTACCCTGCAATAAGatatcccaaaaaaaataattagagtCCAACAAGCTGTTCTTTTGGCAAAACTAGATGTTGTAAGCATAATTAGTTAGCATTTGACAATGACTTAAAGATAGGCAATAACATTGCAGCATCTTTGTATTCAAACCAATCAAACCATACCTTAACTCTCTCTTCTTCATTGGTGTCCATAATATACGCCATATACCTAGCAGATATGACATCACCATAGTCAATGGGCAGTGATCCAAGTACAAAAATTCATGCAGCATAAGTAAGGTCCATTTTTGCATCAGATGATACGTTAATGCAGTTgtgaactaaaaaaatatttcaaatgaaCAACACATTAAGAAAACCAAGAGAAGGAATGAGATACCACTAAAGAAATGTTCTAACATTGTGAAAACCTATCAAACCTCACTAGCCTGTGAAATTGTTAACTAGTTATCTGCATGTGTCAGCTAAAGTCAAAAGTTACTGATATTTTGAGGGAAGATTAGGATCTTGGTGACAAGGGGGTAGGATATGCTCACCAGCTTTCCCTACTTTTGTCCTTTGcttctttttcatatttttggatTGTACGATCATCAACCTGGCCACTAAGAAAAAGTATTTGGCCTCCTGTTGTGGACTTTCCAGCATCTGCAACCAAGAGAAGACACGTTATGAAGCCCCGTTTGGGTTCACAACAAAATGGAACATTAATGGCAACCGGCAAGTGTATAGTTCTAAGTTATAAAGGCAGGACAATAATCGAAAACGAGATTTTTTAGACAAAAGCAACatcatgaaaaaaattaacttaCCAACATGGCCAATAAAAACAACATTCAAGTGCCTCTTCTTATCTAATTCCATGTCATCATGTTCTTCTTCTGGATCCGGGGTTTCCTTCTCCTTCCCTGCATATTCAGGCCAAACATTGATCTCCCAGAAGAACATTGGAATAGAATTTGGCATGGCAACTTATGTGTGATGTGGTAAGAgttattgtttaaaaaaaaaaacataagacaAATAATAACAGACAAAAACAAATACGGACTGAGCTTCAATAGTACCTTTATGCTCAACTACAACTGACTTATCAGACTGTTTACGAATCTCTTCCCTGGAATCTGAAATTGTTCCAATATTTGGAGGGAAAAATAGAGTTAGTCTTCTATATCTATCTCCCATCAAGCCAAATTACTAGGCAAAAGCATCTAAAAATACATGCCCTACCTCCCATCAAAAGGATCCCGTACAAAATCAAAGTAGAAAATTACAGAAAGGAATAAAATTTAAGCCTACATATCAAGTCAATTGCGTCAAATAAGTTGAACCAACAAGATGTGAAGTGGGTAATCAAAAGcaatagaaaaattaaacaagCATCGTCAATCATGCTACCATTTTCTTGATATATCTAACCAGTAACTGATAGTGATTTTGTACcctccaaattttcaattttaatggtACTCTAGGCTTCGTTGTATTACTCATTACTCATTATAAGCAGTAGCTAGGAGCATTTAGTGGTAAGCATATCACAGGCTAATAAAGCACAATCAAAATATGCCCTCTCAACCCAAACCTCTactcaacaaaataataacataatAAAGTAATCGATGATACTACCAACCTTCCTCCATCTTATTATCATTCTCTACTTCCGGCTTTCCTTCGTCTGGATTAACAACCTCATTATCTTCTGCTACATTTTAACCAAATCATTGACTCAGAAATTAAATACTTACCATAGCACAGCTATCATAATCATTTATCTTAACCAaaacaaataattcaaattCCCTTTTAGATTTACCTGCCGAATCAAGCTGTAACGATCGGATTTCCTCCTCGATATCTACCATTTACATAATTCATTATAATCAAATCTCAAATTCAACACAACATCAAATATTAACACCCCATTTTGGTTTAGAAACAAAAAACACCAAACGTTCTCATTAATTTCGAATAATTCATCACAAATAAGAGCCATGATGGCTAAACTTTATCCTGCACTCCTTCACTCAAATTACCAGAAATAAGGAGAATCGAAACAGATAAAAACAATAATTCGCAAACTCCTGACGAACTAGAATACAAGCAAAAAGGATTCAAATCAGAACTCATAAAATCGCCAAACAATCGCCTGGATCTACCGGAGCTTAATCGCCGAACAAAAACAatctacaaaaattaaaaattagaaagaaaggaCACGAAAATTGGCGAAATTTTAAGAACCGAGATTTCTAAACAGATGATTAGATTAGAGGATTAGGGTTTAGAGTTGCGTACCCATGGATGGCGAGACTTCTGTGAGATTCTGTAGCAATCCGCTAGGGTTTTGACGAGGAGCGAGCGAGGAAGGAAGGAAGTGAGTGATAAAATGTGAACACTTGTGCTGCGTACTTCCTGGAATCTACTGgtattgatttttttagagGGTTTGCGAAACACTTTTgttactgtttatttttaacgaaaCAGATATTTTTACTTCtaaaaattactatttatttatacatttattttgtcatttttattaaaactaaagtttttaagaatttttcgttaatttttgttttattttttggattttttttagaaagttgatcatttttttaaaaaataaaaaaaataatttaaagagaAGTTTGAAAAAATCTAAAGCAAACAAGAAGAGCGTTTTTTAGCTTGGTAATCAAACTTTGAAAAGTTAATTTTCTGAAAGCTATAATACGGATGACATCAAACTTTGGTGCAACGAAACAAACACATTGTTACACGACATTCGAATTAGCTTGAAGCtaatgaatttgaaaaaaaaatcaactatgAGCGATAATCTAATTAACTAAGCTAACTTGCATCAATTACTACGGGAAGAGggataatttgttttctttctttgacaGTCACAGAGGTATTCGAACTTTACtgcataaaaaacaaaatagaatgagaggtttgaagattttctatttttggaTTGCAAAGCCTTGGTCTAATGGCTACTTCAACAGGCCATATTTTTCAATTCCAAAGATGGGGCCCAAGCCCAAATGCAGATAGCAATTGGGTGCATGTATATAAATCTGACTCCGGGCCCAATCCGTTATTTGGATTAGACTCTGGTTTCTTCATTCCTTAATTCCAGCCTGGCTCAGTTcgttaatattttaaaattttattatttttgtttatgaattaaacaaaaataaggctttttagttAGTATCActctttatttttatctctgaaatttgaaatcaatataaaaatagTTCTTAAATTTGTTCATcatcaattattttttgttattcaataaaaaattctGTTAAATAACGATCAATTGATAAAAATATTCTTAATTTATGATACGCAATAAACGAAAATGATTTGTTAAaaattgaaagtatttttgttatttttttacaaaattaccaaaattagtGAACAAACTCAGAAagtatttttatcaattttaaatctaaAAGCTTATGTCAATCACAATCAAATAACTGTTTTAGTTAAtgagacaaaataaaaatgaaagaaataaaaactagATGACAAATAGATAAGGTAATGATAATTAGGAAAAGGTTCCTCGTAGAATCTGGAAATTTAAAGATCTAATAATTATGTCCGTTAATTGTATATTATGatatcaaaaattattttaaattttaaattaaatataaataatacttaataaaaactgatcgtataatttacaatgaacaaatataattacaaaatccTCTAAATTATTGGGAAAAGGAGGATCCTTTCCTCATACCTCAGGACAGTGAGATGTGACCTTGGATTTTGTGGTTATACTCGTGTAGCCCTCACCATAATTTACATGGACATTGCCATCTGACGGATCACTTGTAACGAGGCGGAATCGGAATAGTAAGGAGGGCATCTTATGACAAAAATCAGATCAAAGAGGCGCACGTTAACAAGCCTACACGAAGCAGGGACAACTTGCGCACAAAGCAGTTGGTCCCACCGGCCCGAGGCTGAGCTGTATTATCACATCGACGTCGCTTTTGTCTGATCACAATGGAAATCTTAACTTAACAGCTACCACTCATTTCACCTCAGACTTTTTGTATTTTCTCGTAGCACCGCCACGTGTCGGACAACTTCTCGAACTTTAAGTTAAGGTCGACTTTCGAGCAGGCTTTCACGTGACAGATTTTGGATTCAATTGGTGTTATTTTGTAATGCgatttaataatttttgtttttatttaaaagtgaaagattttatatttgaatttcgtAGATGATGTATTCGGTATTATATTAAGCTGCTCATGATGTGATTTTACCAAACTCTGCTCTCTTTAATATATAAATACCAATataatcaaaaaaaaaattactacatTGATAAATTACACTAtcgttataaaaaaaaaaacctaaaatatttctacgagtcagtttaattttgaataaataaacTACCATATCGAAGTCATCCGCTCGGTCCTTTTTTAAGACAAACAAGGTACGTGATTCGTGTTAACTATATATCTGGCAAGGATCTAATCAGAAACCGGTTCCCGAGACCGTATCCCTCCAGTCCTCCactattatttcttctttttctaaaCCTAATATAAAAGTTGCCCTCCCTCAATTTTCACGCGTCCCTTTTGTCTGTCCATTCTTTGAATTTTAGAGGCTTGGTTTGAATGTTTGGTAGCCAGCCACATCTTATCAATCTTTAATCTTTATATtaatataatacaaatacggttgaatagatatatatatatatatatgggtaggTTTAGTTATTTAATTTTCTCTGTGTGGTTCCTTGGATCTTTGAGATAGATCCAAGTGAGTGGAAAACATCTGGGATTTTGATCGATGAAGGTTCGATGCATGGATCTAAATTCATATGTGATATGAAGCTACATGATTTGGCTCTGATGATCTGAGAAGTACATGTTTTcgtttagggttttgatttcttGCTGctgtatatgtttatatataacGTTTTTGGCTTTTGGTTATCTGATCTGaatcttcttccttggaagttcTTCTGAGTTTTTGGATATTACATGCTGCTATCTAGGGTTTTTCAGCAGTGGTGAGTAAGGTGCTatatataactatatatatgtatgtatgtatgtatatgtaggTAGGGTTAAGGGGTGGAGCTCCGTGAAGTCCAAAAGAAGGTGATGCTGGGTGGATAGAGCTGCTGAGCTATGGATCCCACAGTACTATATATCCAATGTTAGATCGGACCGGATCGGATCGAAGGGATGACAGGCCTGTGGCTTGCATATCTCAGGAGCTGCATTACCCGTAAGCTACCTCTTTTTTTGGATTGAAGGGAGCTCTACACCTCTCTTTCTCTTGCTGTTTCACCTTGCTGATGGTCTACTGATTCTCCACATGCTATAGATTCCAAGTATTTTCTGTTTGTAGTTGCTTTATCTTTAAACATGAACTTTTACATTGTCGATAGATCTACATATTTCATGACTCTTGAGatctatatataaatattcTAGTATATGATCcgacgtgtatatatatatatatatatgtatatatatgacatgTACCAGATGACTCTGGAGatctatatataaatattttagtaTATGATCCGctgtgtatacatatatatgtatatatgacgTGTACTGGATGAATGAAGAACAGGATGTGAATTGTGAAGCCcagtatatatattttagtatatATACTGTATACACAACCTAGAAAATCCCCGTATATATGTTCTAGCAATTATTTGTAGtgtacttaaaaattaaaatcaataatgTAATGAATTTAAAGTTTTTATGGATCTATTTGATATTATGATTTTATACGGCCATAATTTAGAATTTCTCGAAACGTGAGGAGTATATTTCTTAAACGATTCTACGGGGGAGTAttgttcatttatttgatttattcaatttaaaggTAGAAAGTAAAAATGAGGAGAAAAAAGTGAGGAGAAAAAAGTGtgataatcacttgttttggaAAAGCATTTGGTGAGTCGCGACTCGCGAGACACGCTTAAATTCATCTGCAGTGTATAAGCTTTGGTGGTTGTCGACCAATAACAACGAATTCGTGACTTATTACGTGAAATCGgctttataaattattatagaACATAACTGTGATTGGTTTTGCGTCAGGTTTTTCGAtaatttcaagtattttttattatacTCTTTCCAAGTATGACAAGAAAATCAAGGATCTTTATCTGCAtctcaaatatttttattatactCTTTCCAAGCGATATTTCTATTTGAATTTGATACGTAATGTATCGGAAATTATATTTGCCGATACGCTTGAAAGTTGTTTATGTTTCATAATCTTACCACCAATGACCACAACGAGAAGGCTAAGCAGATGTAGATTCGGTAatacacaaatctcaaaacataccacTTTATATGTTTAAAGGCTATTTACTGCTGTTGTTTAAGTAAAAAATAGATGTTTGCTAACTTATGACTAGATGTTCGACCGAGAATGTCTTGTACTGATTTGGTCAGGGTTAATCACAATCCCCTGAACTGGACGGGCCTGCCCCCGGCTCCGACCCTGGCCGAAGGAGT encodes the following:
- the LOC137710715 gene encoding uncharacterized protein isoform X1, encoding MDIEEEIRSLQLDSAAEDNEVVNPDEGKPEVENDNKMEEDSREEIRKQSDKSVVVEHKGKEKETPDPEEEHDDMELDKKRHLNVVFIGHVDAGKSTTGGQILFLSGQVDDRTIQKYEKEAKDKSRESWYMAYIMDTNEEERVKGKTVEVGRAHFETETSRFTILDAPGHKSYVPNMISGASQADVGVLVISARKGEFETGYERGGQTREHVQLAKTLGVSKMLVVVNKMDEPTVNWSKERYDEIVSKMVPFLKASGYNVKKDVQFLPISGLFGTNMKTRLDKSVCSWWDGPCLFEALDSIEVPLRDPKGPFRMPIIDKFKDMGTVVMGKVESGSVREGDSLFIMPNKVPVKAVAIYIDEDRVKRAGPGENLRVRLSGIDDEDILSGFVVSSVAKPIPAVTEFFAQLQILELLDNAILTAGYKAVLHIHSIVEECEIIELVSQIDPKTKKPMKKHIRFVKNGAIVVCKIQVSNTICIEKFADFPQLGRFTLRTEGKTIAVGKVIDQPSNYRNNSSA
- the LOC137710715 gene encoding uncharacterized protein isoform X4, with product MNIEEEIRSLQLDSAEDNEVVNPDEGKPEVENDNKMEEDSREEIRKQSDKSVVVEHKGKEKETPDPEEEHDDMELDKKRHLNVVFIGHVDAGKSTTGGQILFLSGQVDDRTIQKYEKEAKDKSRESWYMAYIMDTNEEERVKGKTVEVGRAHFETETSRFTILDAPGHKSYVPNMISGASQADVGVLVISARKGEFETGYERGGQTREHVQLAKTLGVSKMLVVVNKMDEPTVNWSKERYDEIVSKMVPFLKASGYNVKKDVQFLPISGLFGTNMKTRLDKSVCSWWDGPCLFEALDSIEVPLRDPKGPFRMPIIDKFKDMGTVVMGKVESGSVREGDSLFIMPNKVPVKAVAIYIDEDRVKRAGPGENLRVRLSGIDDEDILSGFVVSSVAKPIPAVTEFFAQLQILELLDNAILTAGYKAVLHIHSIVEECEIIELVSQIDPKTKKPMKKHIRFVKNGAIVVCKIQVSNTICIEKFADFPQLGRFTLRTEGKTIAVGKVIDQPSNYRNNSSA
- the LOC137710715 gene encoding uncharacterized protein isoform X3; amino-acid sequence: MDIEEEIRSLQLDSAEDNEVVNPDEGKPEVENDNKMEEDSREEIRKQSDKSVVVEHKGKEKETPDPEEEHDDMELDKKRHLNVVFIGHVDAGKSTTGGQILFLSGQVDDRTIQKYEKEAKDKSRESWYMAYIMDTNEEERVKGKTVEVGRAHFETETSRFTILDAPGHKSYVPNMISGASQADVGVLVISARKGEFETGYERGGQTREHVQLAKTLGVSKMLVVVNKMDEPTVNWSKERYDEIVSKMVPFLKASGYNVKKDVQFLPISGLFGTNMKTRLDKSVCSWWDGPCLFEALDSIEVPLRDPKGPFRMPIIDKFKDMGTVVMGKVESGSVREGDSLFIMPNKVPVKAVAIYIDEDRVKRAGPGENLRVRLSGIDDEDILSGFVVSSVAKPIPAVTEFFAQLQILELLDNAILTAGYKAVLHIHSIVEECEIIELVSQIDPKTKKPMKKHIRFVKNGAIVVCKIQVSNTICIEKFADFPQLGRFTLRTEGKTIAVGKVIDQPSNYRNNSSA
- the LOC137710715 gene encoding uncharacterized protein isoform X2, which translates into the protein MNIEEEIRSLQLDSAAEDNEVVNPDEGKPEVENDNKMEEDSREEIRKQSDKSVVVEHKGKEKETPDPEEEHDDMELDKKRHLNVVFIGHVDAGKSTTGGQILFLSGQVDDRTIQKYEKEAKDKSRESWYMAYIMDTNEEERVKGKTVEVGRAHFETETSRFTILDAPGHKSYVPNMISGASQADVGVLVISARKGEFETGYERGGQTREHVQLAKTLGVSKMLVVVNKMDEPTVNWSKERYDEIVSKMVPFLKASGYNVKKDVQFLPISGLFGTNMKTRLDKSVCSWWDGPCLFEALDSIEVPLRDPKGPFRMPIIDKFKDMGTVVMGKVESGSVREGDSLFIMPNKVPVKAVAIYIDEDRVKRAGPGENLRVRLSGIDDEDILSGFVVSSVAKPIPAVTEFFAQLQILELLDNAILTAGYKAVLHIHSIVEECEIIELVSQIDPKTKKPMKKHIRFVKNGAIVVCKIQVSNTICIEKFADFPQLGRFTLRTEGKTIAVGKVIDQPSNYRNNSSA